Proteins encoded within one genomic window of Salipaludibacillus agaradhaerens:
- a CDS encoding deoxynucleoside kinase translates to MSHQFDAPFIAIEGPIGVGKTSLATKLADHYNYYILKEIVDENPFLSKFYEDIEEWSFQTEMFFLCNRFKQLEDTYERFLAKGHPVISDYHIFKNHLFAKQTLKSHHFDKYDRIYNILTDDLPKPNIIIYLNASLSTLMDRIKRRGREMEQSMEPDYLQQLSADYKQFMKEHSRVYPDIPIISINGDSMDFVERPDDFLRILDQVDVALKQKRALF, encoded by the coding sequence TTGAGCCACCAGTTTGATGCTCCATTCATCGCCATTGAAGGTCCTATCGGTGTTGGGAAAACATCATTGGCGACGAAGTTAGCTGATCATTATAATTATTATATTTTAAAGGAAATTGTTGATGAGAATCCTTTTCTTTCAAAATTTTATGAAGATATTGAGGAATGGAGCTTTCAAACAGAAATGTTCTTTCTCTGTAATCGATTTAAACAATTGGAAGATACATATGAGCGATTTTTAGCAAAAGGTCACCCCGTTATTAGTGATTATCATATTTTTAAAAATCATTTATTCGCAAAACAAACATTAAAATCCCATCATTTTGATAAATATGATCGTATCTACAACATTTTGACTGACGATCTCCCTAAACCGAATATTATCATTTATTTGAATGCTAGTCTCTCTACTTTAATGGATAGAATAAAACGCCGTGGTAGAGAAATGGAGCAGTCAATGGAACCTGACTATTTACAGCAATTATCTGCAGATTATAAGCAATTCATGAAAGAACATTCCCGTGTGTATCCTGACATTCCGATCATTTCAATAAATGGAGATAGCATGGATTTTGTAGAACGGCCTGATGATTTTCTACGTATCCTTGACCAAGTTGATGTGGCGTTAAAACAAAAAAGAGCATTATTTTAA
- a CDS encoding deoxynucleoside kinase, whose product MTKLTHNVPPGALITLAGTVGVGKSTLTNVLSEALGFKAAFEKVDGNPYLEDYYSDFKKWSFHLQIYFLAERYKQQKKMHEEGLGYVQDRSIYEDVGIFAKLQYDQGNMSDRDYDTYRSLFEAMVMSPYFPKPDVLIYIDGHFDSIMKRIHRRGRDMEINTDIAFWENLYDRYSQWISEFKEAPILHLDIDHYDCHDPYSVKTIVKGIEQLKNDDQLTYLKLT is encoded by the coding sequence ATGACAAAATTGACTCACAATGTTCCTCCTGGAGCTCTCATTACATTAGCAGGTACTGTCGGTGTTGGGAAATCAACGCTAACTAATGTGTTGTCAGAAGCTTTAGGCTTTAAAGCAGCTTTTGAAAAAGTAGATGGTAACCCTTATCTTGAAGATTACTACAGTGATTTTAAAAAATGGTCGTTTCATTTACAGATATATTTCCTTGCAGAAAGGTACAAGCAACAAAAGAAAATGCATGAAGAAGGTTTAGGTTATGTCCAAGATAGAAGTATCTATGAGGATGTAGGTATTTTTGCAAAACTTCAATATGATCAAGGAAATATGTCAGATAGAGATTATGATACGTATCGGTCTTTATTCGAAGCAATGGTCATGTCTCCCTATTTCCCCAAGCCAGACGTCCTTATATATATTGATGGTCATTTCGATAGTATTATGAAACGTATTCATAGGCGTGGACGTGATATGGAAATCAACACAGATATTGCTTTTTGGGAAAATTTATATGACAGATATAGCCAGTGGATTTCTGAATTTAAAGAGGCGCCAATTCTTCACCTTGACATCGATCATTATGATTGCCATGATCCCTACTCTGTAAAAACCATTGTAAAGGGTATTGAACAATTAAAAAACGATGATCAATTAACTTACTTAAAACTCACATAA